From one Shewanella sp. GD04112 genomic stretch:
- a CDS encoding TIR domain-containing protein: MNRIFISSTYSEREFADDLAERLRSHGLNPVYDIFEAELAEEWLHHVLYNVESSDVVLLLMPEHDYESKWIHREINKNIRYKLKSRNILVIPVYLGRRRFLPSLNDQVSFFIENQSYSSSIKEYSEKSIEKLVTYLSNLPKVNFDILDPMDFELLIVELLRKLRFFDIEHQHFGRDMGFDISAKTKTRNPFGGISYIYWAIEVKYNKNSRADISSLKQLSYYLEDRSLDVNGVLITNGQLTSTAREWLEYNEKEKRTSITVVDGVKLKQLILKYPQLVERFFGGRGDQ; encoded by the coding sequence ATGAATAGAATATTTATTTCGAGCACATACAGTGAGAGGGAATTTGCCGATGATTTAGCGGAGAGGCTTCGTAGTCATGGGCTGAACCCTGTCTATGATATTTTTGAGGCTGAGCTTGCTGAAGAATGGTTGCACCATGTTCTTTACAACGTGGAATCGTCAGATGTTGTATTGCTGTTGATGCCTGAGCATGATTACGAGAGCAAATGGATTCATCGCGAGATAAATAAAAATATAAGATATAAGCTGAAAAGCCGGAATATTCTTGTGATTCCTGTTTACTTAGGGAGGCGGAGGTTCTTACCTTCCTTGAATGATCAGGTTTCGTTCTTTATCGAAAATCAAAGTTATAGCAGCTCTATCAAAGAGTACTCAGAAAAGTCTATTGAGAAACTTGTTACTTATCTTTCAAACTTGCCGAAAGTAAATTTCGATATTTTGGACCCGATGGATTTTGAGCTTCTAATAGTAGAGCTTCTAAGAAAATTAAGGTTCTTCGATATCGAACATCAGCATTTTGGTCGAGATATGGGTTTTGATATCTCCGCAAAAACAAAAACACGAAACCCTTTCGGTGGTATCAGCTATATCTACTGGGCAATAGAAGTAAAATACAATAAGAATTCGCGTGCCGACATTAGTTCTCTTAAACAGCTAAGCTACTATCTAGAAGATAGAAGCTTGGATGTAAACGGTGTATTGATAACCAATGGCCAGCTGACATCAACAGCTCGTGAGTGGTTGGAATATAATGAAAAAGAAAAGAGAACTTCTATTACTGTTGTTGACGGGGTTAAGTTAAAGCAACTTATATTGAAATACCCCCAATTGGTCGAAAGATTTTTTGGTGGTAGAGGTGATCAATGA